The Burkholderia ubonensis genome has a window encoding:
- a CDS encoding Gfo/Idh/MocA family protein, whose translation MSKVISLGVIGIGKIARDQHLPAIAAEPGFVLTACASRHAEVDGVRNYPDLRALLAAERELDAVSLCAPPQVRYAQARAALEAGKHVMLEKPPGATLGEVAALDALARERGLTLFATWHSRSASAVEPARAWLATRTIRAVLVRWKEYVRRWHPGQQWIWEPGGLGVFDPGINALSIVTRILPRELVLREATLYVPSDVQTPIAAELDCADTDGVPVRAEFDWRHGPVEQWEIAVDTSDGVLAISRGGAQLSIDGEPVEIGPQREYPALYAHFRTLIARGESDVDVRPLRLVADAYLFGRRVGTDAFGR comes from the coding sequence ATGAGCAAGGTGATTTCGCTGGGCGTGATCGGGATCGGCAAGATCGCGCGCGACCAGCATTTGCCGGCGATCGCCGCCGAGCCGGGCTTCGTGTTGACCGCCTGCGCGAGCCGCCACGCGGAAGTCGACGGCGTGCGCAACTACCCGGACCTGCGCGCGCTGCTGGCCGCCGAGCGCGAGCTCGATGCGGTGTCGCTGTGCGCGCCGCCCCAGGTGCGCTATGCGCAGGCGCGCGCCGCGCTCGAAGCCGGCAAGCACGTGATGCTCGAGAAGCCGCCGGGCGCGACGCTCGGCGAAGTGGCCGCGCTGGACGCGCTCGCGCGCGAACGCGGCCTCACACTGTTCGCGACCTGGCATTCGCGCAGCGCGAGCGCGGTGGAGCCGGCGCGCGCATGGCTCGCGACACGCACCATCCGCGCGGTGCTGGTGCGCTGGAAGGAATACGTGCGGCGCTGGCACCCCGGGCAGCAGTGGATCTGGGAGCCCGGCGGCCTCGGCGTGTTCGACCCCGGCATCAACGCGCTGTCGATCGTCACGCGAATCCTGCCGCGCGAGCTCGTGCTGCGCGAGGCGACGCTCTACGTGCCGAGCGACGTGCAGACGCCGATCGCGGCAGAACTCGATTGCGCCGATACGGACGGCGTGCCCGTGCGTGCGGAATTCGACTGGCGGCACGGTCCCGTCGAGCAATGGGAGATCGCGGTCGACACGTCGGATGGCGTGCTCGCGATCAGCCGCGGCGGCGCGCAATTGTCGATCGACGGCGAGCCGGTCGAGATCGGGCCGCAGCGCGAGTATCCGGCGCTGTATGCGCACTTCCGCACGCTGATCGCGCGCGGCGAAAGCGACGTCGACGTACGGCCGTTGCGGCTCGTCGCCGATGCGTACCTGTTCGGGCGGCGCGTCGGGACCGACGCGTTCGGCCGCTGA
- a CDS encoding MFS transporter gives MTTTQHPSATPAAARFGPSAAVDERQLVRMLTRKLVPFLALIYVVAYVDRTVVGFAKLHMNAAVGLSDAAYGLGAGLFFVGYFLCEVPSNLALGRFGARVWFARILATWGAITMAMALVRGPASFYTLRFLLGAAEAGLYPGILYFLTQWFPMRDRARVIGLLVLAQPLAGIVTGPLAGLLLATHGLFGLSNWQLLFVASGLPAVLLAWPTLRLLPDSPDRARWLSDDERCWIARQLAADREAYRPDVHRNPLAALADRRVLLLAALFLPFPLCIYGLSLWLPTIIHAFGAGDAATGLLSAVPYLFAVIGLLIVPRHSDRTGDRYRHIVVVSAAAALTMAASAWARQPALQFLFICLTAFSLYSIQAVIWTLPGEFLTGTGAAVGIAAINSLANLGGYVGPYGIGLIKQATGSLAAGLYFLAATLLFAVLITFVVRAALRAPQPAAGALARESRPFSG, from the coding sequence ATGACGACGACGCAGCACCCGTCCGCGACCCCGGCCGCGGCTCGATTCGGCCCGTCGGCCGCCGTCGACGAACGGCAACTGGTGCGCATGCTCACGCGCAAGCTGGTGCCGTTCCTCGCGCTGATCTACGTGGTGGCCTATGTCGACCGCACGGTCGTCGGCTTCGCGAAGCTGCACATGAACGCGGCCGTCGGCCTGAGCGACGCGGCATACGGGCTCGGCGCGGGCCTGTTCTTCGTGGGCTATTTCCTGTGCGAGGTGCCGAGCAATCTGGCGCTCGGCCGCTTCGGCGCGCGGGTATGGTTCGCGCGAATCCTCGCGACGTGGGGCGCGATCACGATGGCGATGGCGCTCGTGCGCGGGCCGGCCAGCTTCTACACGCTGCGCTTCCTGCTCGGCGCGGCCGAGGCCGGCCTGTATCCGGGCATCCTGTATTTCCTCACGCAGTGGTTTCCGATGCGCGACCGCGCGCGCGTGATCGGCCTGCTCGTGCTCGCGCAGCCGCTCGCGGGCATCGTGACGGGCCCGCTCGCGGGGCTGCTGCTGGCCACGCACGGGCTGTTCGGGCTGTCGAACTGGCAGCTGCTGTTCGTCGCGAGCGGCCTGCCGGCCGTGCTGCTCGCGTGGCCGACGCTACGGCTGCTGCCCGATTCGCCGGACCGTGCGCGCTGGCTGAGCGACGACGAACGGTGCTGGATCGCGCGCCAGCTTGCCGCCGATCGCGAGGCCTACCGCCCCGACGTGCACCGCAATCCGCTCGCCGCGCTGGCCGACCGGCGCGTGCTGCTGCTCGCGGCCCTGTTCCTGCCGTTCCCGCTGTGCATCTACGGGCTGTCGCTGTGGCTGCCGACGATCATTCACGCGTTCGGCGCGGGCGACGCGGCCACCGGCCTGCTGTCCGCCGTGCCGTACCTGTTCGCGGTGATCGGGCTGCTGATCGTGCCGCGCCATTCGGATCGTACGGGCGACCGCTACCGGCACATCGTCGTCGTGTCGGCCGCGGCCGCGCTGACGATGGCCGCGAGCGCATGGGCGCGGCAGCCCGCGCTGCAGTTCCTGTTCATCTGTCTCACGGCATTCTCGCTTTACTCGATCCAGGCCGTCATATGGACGCTTCCCGGCGAATTCCTGACCGGGACGGGCGCGGCGGTCGGCATCGCGGCGATCAACTCGCTCGCGAATCTCGGCGGCTATGTCGGGCCGTACGGCATCGGCCTGATCAAACAGGCGACCGGCAGCCTTGCTGCCGGCCTGTATTTCCTTGCGGCGACGCTGCTGTTCGCGGTGCTGATCACGTTCGTGGTCCGCGCGGCGCTGCGCGCGCCGCAGCCGGCCGCGGGCGCGCTCGCCCGCGAATCGCGACCTTTTTCCGGCTGA
- a CDS encoding dihydrodipicolinate synthase family protein, whose product MTTSRPPRHRGIFPVVPTTFTDTGELDLASQKRAVDFMIDAGSDGLCILANFSEQFAITDEERDVLTRTILEHVAGRVPVIVTTSHYSTQVCAARSLRAQQLGAAMVMAMPPYHGATFRVPEARIFDFYARVSDAIDIPIMIQDAPASGTALSAPFLARMAREIEQVAYFKIETPGAANKLRELIRLGGDAIEGPWDGEEAITLLADLHAGATGAMTGGGYPDGIRPILDAWREGRHDDAYARYQAWLPLINHENRQSGILTAKALMREGGVIACERPRHPMPELDPDTRAELLAIARRLDPLVLRWAH is encoded by the coding sequence ATGACCACGAGCCGTCCGCCGCGCCATCGCGGCATTTTCCCGGTCGTTCCGACGACCTTCACCGATACCGGCGAGCTCGACCTCGCGAGCCAGAAGCGCGCGGTCGACTTCATGATCGACGCGGGCTCGGACGGGCTGTGCATCCTCGCGAACTTCTCCGAGCAATTCGCGATCACCGACGAGGAACGCGACGTGCTCACGCGCACGATCCTCGAACACGTCGCCGGCCGCGTGCCGGTGATCGTCACGACGTCGCACTACAGCACGCAGGTATGCGCGGCGCGCAGCCTGCGCGCGCAGCAGCTCGGCGCGGCGATGGTGATGGCGATGCCGCCGTATCACGGCGCGACGTTCCGCGTGCCGGAAGCGCGAATCTTCGATTTCTATGCGCGCGTGTCGGATGCGATCGACATTCCGATCATGATCCAGGACGCACCGGCGAGCGGCACCGCGCTGTCCGCGCCGTTCCTTGCGCGGATGGCGCGGGAGATCGAGCAGGTCGCGTATTTCAAGATCGAGACGCCCGGCGCCGCGAACAAGCTGCGCGAGCTGATCCGGCTCGGCGGCGACGCGATCGAAGGGCCGTGGGACGGCGAGGAGGCGATCACGCTGCTCGCCGACCTGCACGCGGGCGCGACCGGCGCGATGACGGGCGGCGGCTATCCGGACGGCATCCGGCCGATCCTCGACGCGTGGCGCGAAGGGCGCCACGACGACGCGTACGCGCGCTACCAGGCGTGGCTGCCGCTGATCAATCACGAGAACCGCCAGTCCGGGATCCTCACCGCGAAGGCGCTGATGCGCGAAGGCGGCGTGATCGCGTGCGAGCGGCCGCGGCATCCGATGCCGGAGTTGGATCCGGACACGCGCGCGGAGTTGCTCGCGATCGCGCGCCGGCTCGATCCGCTCGTGCTGCGCTGGGCGCACTGA
- a CDS encoding arabinose ABC transporter substrate-binding protein has protein sequence MNRTIRRHTLRALLAALCIAPLGMQGAAHADAPLKIGFLVKMPEQAWFINEQNAAATLGQKGNFTVVKIGTPDGEKTLAAIDNLGSQGAQGFVICAPDVRLGPAIAARAKRYNMKFVTVDDQLVDSSGKPLANVPHLGMSAIKIGNQVGQAIADEMKRRGWKPEEVGALRVTNYELPTAKLRTDGATQALLANGFRKENIFDAPQKTTDDEGGFSAAAPVLARHPSVKKWVVYALNEETVLGAVRATEQLHIPAADVIGVGINGAGEAFAEFQKKEPTGFYGTIAVSSTNHGKDSAQNLVDWIRNGKTPPADTQTSGKLMTRGNWQAVRAELGI, from the coding sequence ATGAACCGCACGATTCGCCGACACACCCTGCGCGCGCTGCTGGCCGCGCTTTGCATCGCGCCGCTCGGGATGCAGGGCGCAGCCCATGCCGACGCGCCGCTGAAGATCGGCTTCCTGGTGAAGATGCCGGAGCAGGCATGGTTCATCAACGAGCAGAATGCGGCCGCCACGCTCGGCCAGAAGGGGAACTTCACGGTCGTGAAGATCGGCACGCCCGACGGCGAGAAGACGCTCGCGGCGATCGACAACCTCGGCTCGCAGGGCGCGCAGGGCTTCGTGATCTGCGCGCCCGACGTGCGGCTCGGGCCGGCGATCGCGGCGCGCGCGAAACGCTACAACATGAAGTTCGTGACCGTCGACGACCAGCTCGTCGATTCGTCGGGCAAGCCGCTCGCGAACGTCCCGCATCTCGGGATGTCGGCGATCAAGATCGGCAACCAGGTCGGCCAGGCGATCGCCGACGAGATGAAGCGGCGCGGCTGGAAGCCGGAAGAGGTCGGCGCGCTGCGCGTGACCAACTACGAGCTGCCGACCGCGAAGCTGCGCACCGACGGCGCGACGCAGGCGCTGCTCGCGAACGGCTTCCGCAAGGAGAACATCTTCGACGCGCCGCAGAAGACGACCGACGACGAAGGCGGCTTCAGCGCCGCCGCGCCGGTGCTCGCGCGGCATCCGAGCGTGAAGAAGTGGGTGGTCTACGCGCTGAACGAGGAGACCGTGCTCGGCGCGGTGCGCGCGACCGAGCAATTGCACATCCCGGCCGCGGACGTGATCGGCGTCGGCATCAACGGCGCGGGCGAGGCGTTCGCCGAATTCCAGAAGAAGGAGCCGACCGGCTTCTACGGCACGATCGCAGTCAGCTCGACGAACCACGGCAAGGACAGCGCGCAGAACCTCGTCGACTGGATCCGCAACGGCAAGACGCCGCCCGCCGACACGCAGACGAGCGGCAAGCTGATGACGCGCGGCAACTGGCAGGCCGTGCGCGCCGAGCTGGGCATCTGA